In Gammaproteobacteria bacterium, a genomic segment contains:
- a CDS encoding beta-lactamase family protein, which yields MMNVFPYDSPATASDVAMDERRLNKVAAQFLQQQQQGRFPGGQLVIRRHGKCVINLACGSARGWRGRGGDVLQVEQHTPFAVFSSGKPMAAIVIALLENRGLLKLDDPLCIHLPELASLGREQITIADVLTHQAGLIMPDLIHDFTLNGDAERLWQKLVSTPPYYPRGTFAYMPIEYGIILDRLCLVLTQQSIAEFATDNLFSPLGLRQMHYGLAEQRLEDIAWNYWLGKNKCMVADMNIADGFEVKNNDMAVFSAKNPAFGMIADASNLAAFYEFLVQRGRTHSGEQLIDASLIDRYTHRQISGWNKSVKTFLSLGHGFMLGSTTPSLFGWWGSQGCFGHPGIFSSLAYADHRTGVSVAIVTNGNKSIGDFFLRFASLAQNIKKSCR from the coding sequence ATGATGAACGTATTTCCCTACGACTCCCCTGCCACGGCCAGCGATGTCGCCATGGATGAGCGACGACTAAACAAAGTCGCCGCGCAATTTTTACAGCAACAGCAGCAAGGACGTTTTCCCGGTGGTCAATTGGTGATTCGTCGCCATGGCAAATGCGTCATCAACCTCGCCTGCGGATCTGCGCGTGGCTGGCGGGGACGCGGCGGTGATGTGTTGCAAGTTGAGCAACACACGCCGTTCGCGGTGTTTTCCAGTGGCAAGCCCATGGCGGCAATAGTCATTGCACTGCTGGAAAATCGCGGCCTGCTCAAACTTGATGACCCGTTGTGTATCCACTTGCCTGAGCTGGCCAGTTTGGGCCGCGAACAAATCACCATTGCCGATGTGCTGACGCATCAGGCGGGCCTGATCATGCCGGACTTGATTCATGATTTCACCCTCAACGGCGATGCAGAACGGCTGTGGCAAAAGCTTGTTAGCACCCCGCCCTATTATCCGCGCGGCACGTTTGCCTACATGCCGATTGAATACGGTATTATCCTCGATCGCTTATGTCTCGTGCTCACGCAGCAAAGCATTGCCGAATTTGCAACCGACAACCTGTTCTCGCCATTGGGATTAAGGCAAATGCACTACGGCCTTGCCGAGCAACGACTGGAAGACATCGCCTGGAATTATTGGCTGGGCAAAAACAAATGCATGGTCGCCGACATGAACATTGCCGATGGCTTTGAAGTCAAAAATAATGACATGGCCGTTTTCAGCGCGAAAAATCCCGCGTTCGGCATGATCGCCGACGCCAGCAACCTCGCCGCGTTTTATGAATTTTTAGTGCAGCGCGGCCGAACTCATTCAGGCGAACAATTAATCGATGCCAGCTTGATTGATCGCTACACCCATCGGCAGATTTCCGGTTGGAACAAATCGGTGAAAACGTTTCTCAGCCTGGGGCATGGTTTTATGCTGGGCAGCACAACGCCGTCCCTGTTTGGTTGGTGGGGCAGCCAGGGTTGCTTTGGTCATCCGGGAATTTTTTCCTCGCTGGCCTATGCCGATCACCGCACTGGCGTGTCGGTGGCAATTGTCACCAACGGCAACAAAAGCATTGGTGATTTTTTCCTACGCTTTGCCAGTCTGGCGCAAAACATTAAAAAATCCTGTCGCTAA